A window of Gasterosteus aculeatus chromosome 9, fGasAcu3.hap1.1, whole genome shotgun sequence contains these coding sequences:
- the slit2 gene encoding slit homolog 2 protein isoform X5 → MVGALCPAGPGRSPVTARGLLVAVLLSVLCAEADGQPCPTQCSCTGTTVDCHGQGLRNVPRNIPRNTERLDLNANNLTKITKADLAGLRHLRVLQLMENKITSIERGAFGDLKELERLRLNRNNLAVFPELLFLGTTKLYRLDLSENQIQGVPRKAFRGAVEIKNLQLDYNHISCIEDGAFRALRDLEVLTLNNNNISRLSVASFNHMPKLRTFRLHSNNLQCDCQVAWLSEWLRQRPRLGLYTQCMAPPHLRGHNVAEVQKKEFACTGHQSSSSSSCSVLQCPESCTCSNNIVDCRGKGLTEIPTNLPETITEIRLEQNAIKVIPAGAFAPYKKLRRIDLSNNQISELASDAFQGLRSLNSLVLYGNKITEISKALFEGLFSLQLLLLNANKIACLRVDAFQDLHNLNLLSLYDNKLQTIAKGTFSSLRAIQTLHLAQNPFICDCHLKWLADYLQDNPIETSGARCTSPRRLANKRIGQIKSKKFRCSAREQYFIPGTEDYRSKLGGDCFADLACPEKCRCEGTTVDCSNQKLTKIPDHVPQYTAELRLNNNEFTVLEATGIFKKLPQLRKINLSNNRISDIEEGSFEGASGVNELILTSNRLENVHHRMLKGLSGLRTLMLRSNRISCVSNSSFVGLSSVRLLSLYDNQITSMNPGAFDTLHSLSTLNLLANPFNCNCHLAWLGDWLRRKRIVTGNPRCQSPYFLKEIPIQDVAVQDFACEDGNDDNSCSPVLRCPAECSCLDTVVRCSNKGLTTLPKGLPKETTELYLDGNHFTQVPAELSDYKHLTLIDLSNNQISTLSNHSLSNMSELLTLILSYNRLRCIPVRAFDGLKSLRLLSLHGNDISLIPEGAFKDLSALSHLALGANPLHCDCHMQWLSDWVKSGYKEPGIARCAGPGDMTDKLLLTTPSKKFTCTGPVDVSIQAKCEPCLSNPCRNDGTCSNDPVHYYRCSCPYGFKGQNCEEPIHACIGNPCQNGGTCHLKEGGGGNFWCVCAEGFEGDSCEINFDDCEDNDCENNSTCVDGINNYTCMCSPEYTGELCEEKLDFCAPELDPCKHDSKCILTPRGYKCECTPGYVGEHCDMDYNDCEENKCQNGGQCIDAVNGYTCVCTEGNSGLFCEFSPPMVLPRTSQCDTHDCLNGAQCVVTGAEPRCQCLHGYQGERCQTLASVSFVDRESYLQLPAGLLAPETNISLQIATDEDSGVLLYKGDSDHIAMELYRGRLRVSYETGSYPPSAIYSVETVNDGSFHAVELVASDQTLSLSIDGGPPKSINSISKQSTLNIDSPLYLGGMPERASSSGGLSSLQHSSGGRNGTSFHGCLRNLYVNGKLQDLGAGPGAGALTSGAAPGAAIEWLGRGVEAGCQPCQRGACVQGDCHPTGHRGFTCTCHPGWTGTACDLQVNNPCDGNKCVHGTCLPINSYSYSCRCQPGFAGVLCDEPDQDAANPCTPSRCKHGRCRVSGLGKAYCECNGGYTGEVCDKEVACRGERVRDVYQRQQGYAACQTQEKVSRLECRGSCAGGADGQGTCCTPLRSKRRKYTFQCTDGSSFVQEVEKVVKCGCTNCSS, encoded by the exons GGATCTCAGCGAGAACCAGATCCAGGGGGTTCCGAGGAAAGCCTTCAGGGGAGCCGTGGAGATCAAGAACCT ccagtTGGACTACAATCACATCAGCTGCATCGAGGACGGGGCTTTCCGGGCGCTGCGTGACCTGGAAGTGCT caccctcaacaacaacaacatcagccGACTGTCCGTGGCCAGCTTCAACCACATGCCCAAGCTCAGGACCTT TCGCCTGCACTCCAACAACCTGCAGTGTGACTGCCAAGTGGCGTGGCTGTCCGAGTGGCTGCGGCAGCGCCCCCGCCTCGGCCTGTACACGCAGTGCATGGCCCCGCCGCACTTGCGGGGGCACAACGTCGCCGAGGTGCAGAAGAAGGAGTTCGCCTGCACAG GTCACCAGTCGTCTTCGTCTTCCTCCTGCAGTGTGCTACAGTGCCCCGAGTCCTGCACCTGCAGCAACAACATCGTGGACTGCAGAGGGAAGGGCCTGACGGAGATCCCCACCAACCTGCCCGAAACCATCACTGAGAT ACGGCTGGAGCAGAACGCCATCAAGGTGATCCCAGCCGGGGCCTTCGCTCCTTATAAGAAGCTGCGCAGGAT AGACTTGAGCAACAACCAGATATCCGAGCTGGCATCGGATGCCTTCCAAGGTCTGCGCTCCCTCAACTCCCT GGTTCTGTATGGGAATAAGATCACAGAGATCTCCAAAGCGCTGTTTGAGGGACTGTTTTCTCTGCAGCTGTT GCTGCTGAATGCTAATAAGATAGCGTGCCTGCGCGTGGACGCCTTCCAGGACCTCCACAACCTCAACCTGCTCTCGCTGTACGACAACAAGCTGCAGACCATCGCCAAGGGGACCTTCTCGTCGCTCAGAGCCATACAAACact tcactTAGCCCAAAACCCGTTCATCTGCGACTGCCACCTGAAGTGGCTGGCCGACTACCTGCAGGACAATCCCATCGAGACGAGCGGCGCCCGCTGCACCAGCCCGCGGCGGCTCGCCAACAAACGCATCGGACAGATCAAGAGCAAGAAGTTCCGCTGCTCAG CTAGAGAACAGTATTTCATCCCAG GTACTGAGGATTACCGCAGTAAGCTGGGGGGGGACTGCTTCGCCGACTTGGCCTGCCCAGAAAAGTGCCGCTGTGAGGGCACCACGGTGGACTGCTCCAACCAGAAGCTCACCAAGATACCGGACCACGTCCCCCAGTACACGGCCGAGCT GCGCCTGAACAACAATGAATTCACCGTGCTGGAGGCGACGGGCATCTTTAAGAAGCTGCCTCAGCTGAGGAAGAT TAACCTGAGCAACAACCGCATCAGCGACATAGAGGAGGGGTCCTTCGAAGGAGCCTCGGGGGTCAACGAGCTGATTCTCACCTCCAACCGGCTGGAGAACGTCCACCACCGCATGCTGAAGGGACTCAGCGGGCTGCGCACGCT aatGCTGAGGAGCAACCGTATCAGCTGTGTGAGTAACAGCAGCTTCGTGGGTTTGAGCTCCGTGCGTCTCCTGTCGCTCTACGACAACCAGATCACCTCCATGAACCCCGGAGCCTTCGACACGCTGCACTCCCTGTCCACact AAACCTTCTGGCCAACCCCTTCAACTGTAACTGTCACCTGGCTTGGCTCGGAGACTGGCTGAGGAGGAAGCGCATCGTCACCGGCAACCCTCGCTGCCAGAGCCCGTACTTCCTGAAGGAGATCCCCATCCAGGATGTAGCCGTCCAGGACTTTGCCTGTGAAGACG GTAACGACGACAACAGCTGCTCACCGGTGCTGAGGTGTCCGGCCGAGTGTTCCTGTCTGGACACCGTGGTGCGCTGCAGCAACAAGGGCCTCACCACGCTGCCCAAAGGCCTCCCCAAGGAGACCACCGAGCT GTATCTGGACGGTAACCACTTCACTCAGGTTCCCGCCGAGCTCTCCGATTACAAACACTTAACGCTCAT TGATTTGAGTAACAACCAGATCAGCACGTTGTCCAACCACAGCCTCAGTAACATGTCCGAGCTGCTTACTCT AATCCTGAGCTATAACCGGCTGCGGTGCATCCCGGTGAGGGCGTTCGATGGGCTCAAGTCGCTGCGTCTGCT GTCTCTCCACGGCAATGACATATCACTGATTCCAGAGGGCGCCTTCAAAGACCTGTCGGCCCTCTCCCACCT GGCGCTGGGGGCCAACCCGCTGCACTGTGACTGCCACATGCAGTGGCTGTCCGACTGGGTGAAGAGCGGCTACAAGGAGCCCGGCATCGCCCGCTGCGCCGGGCCCGGCGACATGACCGACAAGCTGCTGCTCACCACGCCGTCCAAGAAGTTCACCTGCACAG GTCCAGTAGACGTGAGCATCCAGGCCAAGTGCGAGCCCTGTCTGTCCAACCCCTGCAGAAACGACGGCACCTGCTCCAACGACCCGGTGCACTACTACCGCTGCAGCTGCCCCTACGGGTTCAAG GGACAGAACTGCGAGGAGCCCATCCACGCCTGCATCGGTAACCCGTGCCAGAACGGCGGCACCTGCCAcctgaaggagggaggagggggcaacTTTTG gtgtgtgtgtgcagagggctTCGAGGGCGACTCGTGCGAGATCAACTTTGACGACTGCGAGGACAACGACTGCGAGAACAACTCCACCTGTGTCGACGGAATCAACAACTACACGTGCATGTGCTCCCCGGAGTACACAG GGGAGCTTTGTGAAGAAAAGCTGGATTTCTGCGCTCCAGAGCTGGACCCGTGTAAACACGACTCAAAGTGCATTTTGACCCCTCGGGGCTACAA GTGCGAGTGCACTCCGGGCTACGTGGGGGAGCACTGCGACATGGATTACAACGACTGCGAGGAGAACAAGTGTCAGAACGGAGGCCAGTGCATAGACGCGGTCAACGGGTACACGTGCGTGTGCACAGAGGGAAACAG CGGCTTATTCTGCGAGTTCTCTCCCCCGATGGTCCTCCCGCGCACCAGCCAGTGTGACACGCACGACTGCCTGAACGGCGCCCAGTGCGTGGTCACGGGGGCCGAGCCGCGCTGCCAGTGCCTCCACGGCTACCAGGGCGAGCGCTGCCAGACGCTGGCCAGCGTCAGCTTCGTCGACCGCGAGTCCTACCTGCAGCTCCCCGCCGGCCTGCTGGCGCCAGAGACCAACATCAGCCTGCAG ATTGCCACGGACGAGGACAGCGGCGTGCTACTGTACAAAGGGGACAGCGACCACATCGCCATGGAGCTCTACAGGGGACGCCTCCGGGTCAGCTACGAAACCGGATCCTACCCCCCCTCCGCCATATACAG tGTGGAGACGGTGAACGACGGCAGCTTCCACGCTGTGGAGTTGGTCGCGTCGGACCAGACTTTATCGTTGTCCATTGACGGCGGTCCGCCCAAATCCATCAACTCCATCAGCAAGCAGTCCACACTCAACATAGACTCTCCGCTCTACCTGGGAG GTATGCCAGAACGGGCCTCGTCCTCCGGGGGCCTCTCGTCCCTGCAGCACAGCTCAGGCGGACGCAACGGCACCAGCTTCCACGGCTGCCTCCGCAACCTGTACGTCAACGGGAAGCTGCAGGACCTGGGGGCCGGGCCGGGGGCCGGGGCTTTGACCTCCGGGGCCGCCCCGGGCGCCGCCATCGAATGGCTGGGCCGCGGCGTGGAGGCGGGCTGCCAGCCCTGCCAGAGGGGGGCCTGCGTCCAGGGAGACTGCCACCCGACCGGGCATCGCGGCTTCACCTGCACCTGCCACCCGGGCTGGACGGGAACGGCGTGCGACCTGCAGGTCAACAACCCCTGCGACGGCAACAA gTGCGTCCACGGCACTTGCCTCCCGATCAACTCGTACTCGTACTCCTGCCGCTGCCAGCCCGGCTTCGCAGGCGTCCTGTGCGACGAGCCGGACCAGGACGCGGCCAACCCCTGCACTCCGTCCCGCTGCAAACACGGCCGATGCAGAGTGTCGGGCCTGGGCAAGGCCTACTGCGAGTGTAACGGCGGCTACACGGGAGAAGTGTGCGACAAag AGGTGGCCTGCCGAGGGGAACGGGTCCGAGATGTCTACCAGAGGCAGCAAGGCTACGCGGCGTGCCAAACCCAGGAGAAGGTCTCCCGCCTAGAGTGCCGGGGGAGCTGCGCGGGGGGGGCAGACGGACAGGGCACCTGCTGCACCCCCCTCCGCAGCAAACGCAGGAAATACACCTTCCAGTGCACCGACGGCTCGTCTTTTGTCCAGGAAGTGGAGAAGGTTGTCAAGTGTGGCTGTACAAATTGTtcctcgtaa
- the slit2 gene encoding slit homolog 2 protein isoform X2 has product MVGALCPAGPGRSPVTARGLLVAVLLSVLCAEADGQPCPTQCSCTGTTVDCHGQGLRNVPRNIPRNTERLDLNANNLTKITKADLAGLRHLRVLQLMENKITSIERGAFGDLKELERLRLNRNNLAVFPELLFLGTTKLYRLDLSENQIQGVPRKAFRGAVEIKNLQLDYNHISCIEDGAFRALRDLEVLTLNNNNISRLSVASFNHMPKLRTFRLHSNNLQCDCQVAWLSEWLRQRPRLGLYTQCMAPPHLRGHNVAEVQKKEFACTGHQSSSSSSCSVLQCPESCTCSNNIVDCRGKGLTEIPTNLPETITEIRLEQNAIKVIPAGAFAPYKKLRRIDLSNNQISELASDAFQGLRSLNSLVLYGNKITEISKALFEGLFSLQLLLLNANKIACLRVDAFQDLHNLNLLSLYDNKLQTIAKGTFSSLRAIQTLHLAQNPFICDCHLKWLADYLQDNPIETSGARCTSPRRLANKRIGQIKSKKFRCSAREQYFIPGTEDYRSKLGGDCFADLACPEKCRCEGTTVDCSNQKLTKIPDHVPQYTAELRLNNNEFTVLEATGIFKKLPQLRKINLSNNRISDIEEGSFEGASGVNELILTSNRLENVHHRMLKGLSGLRTLMLRSNRISCVSNSSFVGLSSVRLLSLYDNQITSMNPGAFDTLHSLSTLNLLANPFNCNCHLAWLGDWLRRKRIVTGNPRCQSPYFLKEIPIQDVAVQDFACEDGNDDNSCSPVLRCPAECSCLDTVVRCSNKGLTTLPKGLPKETTELYLDGNHFTQVPAELSDYKHLTLIDLSNNQISTLSNHSLSNMSELLTLILSYNRLRCIPVRAFDGLKSLRLLSLHGNDISLIPEGAFKDLSALSHLALGANPLHCDCHMQWLSDWVKSGYKEPGIARCAGPGDMTDKLLLTTPSKKFTCTGPVDVSIQAKCEPCLSNPCRNDGTCSNDPVHYYRCSCPYGFKGQNCEEPIHACIGNPCQNGGTCHLKEGGGGNFWCVCAEGFEGDSCEINFDDCEDNDCENNSTCVDGINNYTCMCSPEYTAATNDVERGELCEEKLDFCAPELDPCKHDSKCILTPRGYKCECTPGYVGEHCDMDYNDCEENKCQNGGQCIDAVNGYTCVCTEGNSGLFCEFSPPMVLPRTSQCDTHDCLNGAQCVVTGAEPRCQCLHGYQGERCQTLASVSFVDRESYLQLPAGLLAPETNISLQIATDEDSGVLLYKGDSDHIAMELYRGRLRVSYETGSYPPSAIYSVETVNDGSFHAVELVASDQTLSLSIDGGPPKSINSISKQSTLNIDSPLYLGGMPERASSSGGLSSLQHSSGGRNGTSFHGCLRNLYVNGKLQDLGAGPGAGALTSGAAPGAAIEWLGRGVEAGCQPCQRGACVQGDCHPTGHRGFTCTCHPGWTGTACDLQVNNPCDGNKCVHGTCLPINSYSYSCRCQPGFAGVLCDEPDQDAANPCTPSRCKHGRCRVSGLGKAYCECNGGYTGEVCDKEVACRGERVRDVYQRQQGYAACQTQEKVSRLECRGSCAGGADGQGTCCTPLRSKRRKYTFQCTDGSSFVQEVEKVVKCGCTNCSS; this is encoded by the exons GGATCTCAGCGAGAACCAGATCCAGGGGGTTCCGAGGAAAGCCTTCAGGGGAGCCGTGGAGATCAAGAACCT ccagtTGGACTACAATCACATCAGCTGCATCGAGGACGGGGCTTTCCGGGCGCTGCGTGACCTGGAAGTGCT caccctcaacaacaacaacatcagccGACTGTCCGTGGCCAGCTTCAACCACATGCCCAAGCTCAGGACCTT TCGCCTGCACTCCAACAACCTGCAGTGTGACTGCCAAGTGGCGTGGCTGTCCGAGTGGCTGCGGCAGCGCCCCCGCCTCGGCCTGTACACGCAGTGCATGGCCCCGCCGCACTTGCGGGGGCACAACGTCGCCGAGGTGCAGAAGAAGGAGTTCGCCTGCACAG GTCACCAGTCGTCTTCGTCTTCCTCCTGCAGTGTGCTACAGTGCCCCGAGTCCTGCACCTGCAGCAACAACATCGTGGACTGCAGAGGGAAGGGCCTGACGGAGATCCCCACCAACCTGCCCGAAACCATCACTGAGAT ACGGCTGGAGCAGAACGCCATCAAGGTGATCCCAGCCGGGGCCTTCGCTCCTTATAAGAAGCTGCGCAGGAT AGACTTGAGCAACAACCAGATATCCGAGCTGGCATCGGATGCCTTCCAAGGTCTGCGCTCCCTCAACTCCCT GGTTCTGTATGGGAATAAGATCACAGAGATCTCCAAAGCGCTGTTTGAGGGACTGTTTTCTCTGCAGCTGTT GCTGCTGAATGCTAATAAGATAGCGTGCCTGCGCGTGGACGCCTTCCAGGACCTCCACAACCTCAACCTGCTCTCGCTGTACGACAACAAGCTGCAGACCATCGCCAAGGGGACCTTCTCGTCGCTCAGAGCCATACAAACact tcactTAGCCCAAAACCCGTTCATCTGCGACTGCCACCTGAAGTGGCTGGCCGACTACCTGCAGGACAATCCCATCGAGACGAGCGGCGCCCGCTGCACCAGCCCGCGGCGGCTCGCCAACAAACGCATCGGACAGATCAAGAGCAAGAAGTTCCGCTGCTCAG CTAGAGAACAGTATTTCATCCCAG GTACTGAGGATTACCGCAGTAAGCTGGGGGGGGACTGCTTCGCCGACTTGGCCTGCCCAGAAAAGTGCCGCTGTGAGGGCACCACGGTGGACTGCTCCAACCAGAAGCTCACCAAGATACCGGACCACGTCCCCCAGTACACGGCCGAGCT GCGCCTGAACAACAATGAATTCACCGTGCTGGAGGCGACGGGCATCTTTAAGAAGCTGCCTCAGCTGAGGAAGAT TAACCTGAGCAACAACCGCATCAGCGACATAGAGGAGGGGTCCTTCGAAGGAGCCTCGGGGGTCAACGAGCTGATTCTCACCTCCAACCGGCTGGAGAACGTCCACCACCGCATGCTGAAGGGACTCAGCGGGCTGCGCACGCT aatGCTGAGGAGCAACCGTATCAGCTGTGTGAGTAACAGCAGCTTCGTGGGTTTGAGCTCCGTGCGTCTCCTGTCGCTCTACGACAACCAGATCACCTCCATGAACCCCGGAGCCTTCGACACGCTGCACTCCCTGTCCACact AAACCTTCTGGCCAACCCCTTCAACTGTAACTGTCACCTGGCTTGGCTCGGAGACTGGCTGAGGAGGAAGCGCATCGTCACCGGCAACCCTCGCTGCCAGAGCCCGTACTTCCTGAAGGAGATCCCCATCCAGGATGTAGCCGTCCAGGACTTTGCCTGTGAAGACG GTAACGACGACAACAGCTGCTCACCGGTGCTGAGGTGTCCGGCCGAGTGTTCCTGTCTGGACACCGTGGTGCGCTGCAGCAACAAGGGCCTCACCACGCTGCCCAAAGGCCTCCCCAAGGAGACCACCGAGCT GTATCTGGACGGTAACCACTTCACTCAGGTTCCCGCCGAGCTCTCCGATTACAAACACTTAACGCTCAT TGATTTGAGTAACAACCAGATCAGCACGTTGTCCAACCACAGCCTCAGTAACATGTCCGAGCTGCTTACTCT AATCCTGAGCTATAACCGGCTGCGGTGCATCCCGGTGAGGGCGTTCGATGGGCTCAAGTCGCTGCGTCTGCT GTCTCTCCACGGCAATGACATATCACTGATTCCAGAGGGCGCCTTCAAAGACCTGTCGGCCCTCTCCCACCT GGCGCTGGGGGCCAACCCGCTGCACTGTGACTGCCACATGCAGTGGCTGTCCGACTGGGTGAAGAGCGGCTACAAGGAGCCCGGCATCGCCCGCTGCGCCGGGCCCGGCGACATGACCGACAAGCTGCTGCTCACCACGCCGTCCAAGAAGTTCACCTGCACAG GTCCAGTAGACGTGAGCATCCAGGCCAAGTGCGAGCCCTGTCTGTCCAACCCCTGCAGAAACGACGGCACCTGCTCCAACGACCCGGTGCACTACTACCGCTGCAGCTGCCCCTACGGGTTCAAG GGACAGAACTGCGAGGAGCCCATCCACGCCTGCATCGGTAACCCGTGCCAGAACGGCGGCACCTGCCAcctgaaggagggaggagggggcaacTTTTG gtgtgtgtgtgcagagggctTCGAGGGCGACTCGTGCGAGATCAACTTTGACGACTGCGAGGACAACGACTGCGAGAACAACTCCACCTGTGTCGACGGAATCAACAACTACACGTGCATGTGCTCCCCGGAGTACACAG CTGCTACCAATGATGTGGAGAGAG GGGAGCTTTGTGAAGAAAAGCTGGATTTCTGCGCTCCAGAGCTGGACCCGTGTAAACACGACTCAAAGTGCATTTTGACCCCTCGGGGCTACAA GTGCGAGTGCACTCCGGGCTACGTGGGGGAGCACTGCGACATGGATTACAACGACTGCGAGGAGAACAAGTGTCAGAACGGAGGCCAGTGCATAGACGCGGTCAACGGGTACACGTGCGTGTGCACAGAGGGAAACAG CGGCTTATTCTGCGAGTTCTCTCCCCCGATGGTCCTCCCGCGCACCAGCCAGTGTGACACGCACGACTGCCTGAACGGCGCCCAGTGCGTGGTCACGGGGGCCGAGCCGCGCTGCCAGTGCCTCCACGGCTACCAGGGCGAGCGCTGCCAGACGCTGGCCAGCGTCAGCTTCGTCGACCGCGAGTCCTACCTGCAGCTCCCCGCCGGCCTGCTGGCGCCAGAGACCAACATCAGCCTGCAG ATTGCCACGGACGAGGACAGCGGCGTGCTACTGTACAAAGGGGACAGCGACCACATCGCCATGGAGCTCTACAGGGGACGCCTCCGGGTCAGCTACGAAACCGGATCCTACCCCCCCTCCGCCATATACAG tGTGGAGACGGTGAACGACGGCAGCTTCCACGCTGTGGAGTTGGTCGCGTCGGACCAGACTTTATCGTTGTCCATTGACGGCGGTCCGCCCAAATCCATCAACTCCATCAGCAAGCAGTCCACACTCAACATAGACTCTCCGCTCTACCTGGGAG GTATGCCAGAACGGGCCTCGTCCTCCGGGGGCCTCTCGTCCCTGCAGCACAGCTCAGGCGGACGCAACGGCACCAGCTTCCACGGCTGCCTCCGCAACCTGTACGTCAACGGGAAGCTGCAGGACCTGGGGGCCGGGCCGGGGGCCGGGGCTTTGACCTCCGGGGCCGCCCCGGGCGCCGCCATCGAATGGCTGGGCCGCGGCGTGGAGGCGGGCTGCCAGCCCTGCCAGAGGGGGGCCTGCGTCCAGGGAGACTGCCACCCGACCGGGCATCGCGGCTTCACCTGCACCTGCCACCCGGGCTGGACGGGAACGGCGTGCGACCTGCAGGTCAACAACCCCTGCGACGGCAACAA gTGCGTCCACGGCACTTGCCTCCCGATCAACTCGTACTCGTACTCCTGCCGCTGCCAGCCCGGCTTCGCAGGCGTCCTGTGCGACGAGCCGGACCAGGACGCGGCCAACCCCTGCACTCCGTCCCGCTGCAAACACGGCCGATGCAGAGTGTCGGGCCTGGGCAAGGCCTACTGCGAGTGTAACGGCGGCTACACGGGAGAAGTGTGCGACAAag AGGTGGCCTGCCGAGGGGAACGGGTCCGAGATGTCTACCAGAGGCAGCAAGGCTACGCGGCGTGCCAAACCCAGGAGAAGGTCTCCCGCCTAGAGTGCCGGGGGAGCTGCGCGGGGGGGGCAGACGGACAGGGCACCTGCTGCACCCCCCTCCGCAGCAAACGCAGGAAATACACCTTCCAGTGCACCGACGGCTCGTCTTTTGTCCAGGAAGTGGAGAAGGTTGTCAAGTGTGGCTGTACAAATTGTtcctcgtaa